The genomic interval AGGGCGGTGGATTTTGAAAAGGATTTTCCCGCAATATTTCAAAAAGTTTCTGGACATTATCCCGAAGCCCGGCTTGACTTATTTTTTTTGCATCTTTTTGGGCTTGCCTGGTATAAACAATTTTCCAACTCACCAATCAAGCTCCATTGAACAATCGGCAACTTTTGTCGCCAATCCTTTTTTAATCGATTCTCTCATTCCGGGAATAGACAACAAGTAAAGGGTTTCCTGGATCGAGGTCCAATCGCTTTCTGAAATCAAAATAGCGTTTGCGTTTTTCCCGGTGATGATGACAGGCGCATGAGAGTTGGTCACTTCCTTGATGAGTTGATAAATTTTTTTCCTGGCGGTAGTTATGTTTACTGTAGTCATTTTTACCTCACCCAAATACAATACGTTAAAACGTACATACTGTCAACAAAAAAATCTCTTTACTAAAAATATCGCCAAGAGCAGAAGTTAACTGACTCGGTGTACGGCATACGATAGACGGTTTACGGCGAAGAAAGAACGTGGGCCGATCAATCTTGCCGTGCACCGTCCACCGTCAACCGTGCACCAAGTTCAGAAAGCTCTGCTAGTTCTTGATGTCGATGCCGCCAAGCAACGCCGAGGCCTTGATGACCAGCTTACCGCCGCCGGCGGACGGCGTCTGCCGGGTGCGGTCGTCAACGCTGCCCAGCATGTTGCTCGGCTGAACCTCGATGCGCCAGTCGCGGGGGATGAATATCTCGACCCCGCCCAGGACAGTGGA from Candidatus Aminicenantes bacterium carries:
- a CDS encoding LiaF-related protein encodes the protein MTNILSGTDRRITSQEFKGGDVHNVLGGTKIDLLEAKLAAGDWLLTVSTVLGGVEIFIPRDWRIEVQPSNMLGSVDDRTRQTPSAGGGKLVIKASALLGGIDIKN
- a CDS encoding Txe/YoeB family addiction module toxin — its product is MSWKIVYTRQAQKDAKKISQAGLRDNVQKLFEILRENPFQNPPPYEKLIGDLKGAYSRRINIKHRLVYELCAGNIIKIIRLWTHYE
- a CDS encoding type II toxin-antitoxin system Phd/YefM family antitoxin; the protein is MTTVNITTARKKIYQLIKEVTNSHAPVIITGKNANAILISESDWTSIQETLYLLSIPGMRESIKKGLATKVADCSMELDW